Below is a genomic region from Gallus gallus isolate bGalGal1 chromosome 10, bGalGal1.mat.broiler.GRCg7b, whole genome shotgun sequence.
GGAGCAGGCGGCGGCCGAGGGCGCAGCGCTGGGTGCGGTAGAAGTGGGCGAGGTCGAGGGCCACGAGGATCAGCACGAGCAGCCCGTAGAGCCCCACGAAGGGCAGCGCCAGGGGATGTCTGCGGGGCGGGGACACTCAGCGCCCGGCACTGCTCGGTGCCACCCGCCCCGCAccaccccgcagccccgctcACCGCAGCAGGCCGGGCGCGGGCAGCCCGCTGATGTTGAGCCCGGTGAGCACCTCCACGCCCAGCCGCGAGCAGCAGCCCTTGAGGACGTGCGGGCCGGGCCGGCAGCAGTAGCGGTGCGTGGCCGGGTCCGTCAGGCGCGGGCAGCAGAAGCCGGGGTGGTAGCGGCCGTCAGGGCCCACGTAGCCCTCACACAGGTGCAGGTTCTGCAATGaggctgcagtgggagcagcgGGGCCGGGGTCACAGCGCCTGTGTGAGCTGATGCAGGAGGGGGCAGCCCCGGCCCGGCTCCCGTTCCCCCCGTTCTTCCCACCCCACGTGCTGCCCAGGACCGGCTTCTGCCCGACCGTCGCCCCCAGCGCAGTCCGCCGTCCCCCGGCCCCGACCGGCACGGCTCCACCCGGGGACATCGGGAGCACCCGGGGGACGCGGCCCAGGAGCAGTGCGGGCGATGAGTGCTTCCTGCCCCCGCCTCACGGGGCGGACGAAAGGCCATACCTGTCCCAAGGACGCCGGGAGCTGCAGCGAGGAGCAGGAGCCCACCCAGCATCTTCCCCGCCATACTGGGGTGAGGCAGCTGAGGCAGAAACCACAGCCCTTCCTGCGCCCGCCTCCAGCGCGGCTCATCAGGAGCCTCGCAACCATTAGAGCCTGCACTCAGTGCCCCGCTCCACAGGGACGGTGGGCAGGAGGCGGGAGCATCGCTAATGAGCTTCTCGGGGCTCAGCACCGGGGCTGCGGGCACCGTGCCCACCCTGCAGCGGGACACTGAGTCCTATCTGCGCCAGTCAGGCTCTCGGCCCTGCTGGGCTCCCGGTGTCGTGGCTGAGGGCCAAGGGCCGTGGGCTGGGCGGTGGTGCAGGGTGGGGGGCACTCTGTGCCGCAGCCTcgggcagcagggcagcccacTCCCTGGTCCCCCACCAGCCGCGCCACTAGCTGGGCTCTGACAGAACCACCGCTGGGTGTCTGTGGATGGGCAGGACCGGACCCCTGGCATCGCCCCAGCTGCACCCCGTTGCCAGAGCCCTAAGCTCTGCGCCCcatagctcctcatcctgtGGCTCTGCTTCCAGGGCAGGTCATGTGCTGAGTGGTGTGGTGCAAAATGAGATGGAGCTCAGCCGGCAAAAAGAGGAGCTCAGGAGCACCAGCTCCTCGCCCAGCCCTCGAGGGCACCACAGCCCTCCCCACCAGCACCTTGGCAGTAATAATCAGCCCCAGGGGGGGTACAGAGTGCAACATCCACATTACCGGGACACAGtgcagcttcctgcagcctcAGGAGCCCCATGGAGCAGAGGGGTTCGGCACTGCCACCAGCACACAGAAGCCAGGTCTGGCCCCATCCCCACAGAGCACCACTCCCACTCCCCAGCCCCACCGGTGTGAGAAGCACAGACCAGACACAGGCCAGGGCTCTTGGAAACAGACTCATATTTCCTACAAGCTCCATGTGAGCTCAGGTTCCAGTCCACAGCGCCTGCCTGGCCCCTGATACCTGtgtgttgctgtgctgtggtAGCCAGGCATGAGCACAGGCTCCTCCCCGGGGCTCCAGGTGTGCACCTTCCCAGGCAGCCGTGCAAACACAGCAGGGCAGAGGCCGTCACGCTGACCCGCTGCCACCCTACTCCACTCAGAGCAGTGCCCAGCCCATGCCCTCTGTGCCCAGCATCCAGTAGCCTCCATGCAGCCCTGCCACAGCAGTTCATTGAAATCTATCTGAGAACGCAGGACTAATAAATAAGAAGGCAGTAGCCTCTGCAGGTCTGGCACCTCCTGCCCAGCACCAGTCGCCTGCTGTGAGCCATGTGGCCAGGtctctgtgggctgtgctggcactgctgctcccgtGCCGTGCAGCCgctctgctcccatcccactCTGACAGGCACTACCCCAGGCGGACGCGGAAAGTGGCAATTTCCATGGGATGTAGTTGGATGTTGGTGCTGTTGGAGGCCGTGCCCAGCGGGTACATCAGGGTCAGCGAGGTGGGCTGCAAGgagcccagctccagcccctggaacaggctgcccagcgccagCTAGGGAGAGACGAGTGGGGTGCCACCCATGAGCGGGATGGGGCAGCTCCGCACCACACCCACCAGCAGTTGCCCATCCCCTCAGCACCCAGGGCATCACGTTGACCCTGCCCAGGCTCTGCTCTTCCTCACTGTGGAATGCAGTGCCCAAACAAGGCTACAGAACCCCGCTGTGCATCCTGCAGTTTTGCTTAGGCaaggggcagagctggctgggtgctgcagcatgGGACCTCTGAACAGCCACCCGTTCTGGGATGTTGGTGCTAGGGGTCTGAAGGCCCCTCCTGCCCCTATCCTGGCCCAGTTGGAAGACAGGATGCTTGCGGCAAGCCCGGTGCCAGGCACAGCAGGGTGCCCCAGTGCAGCTCCTACCTGGCCCTGGCTGGTGGTGCAGTTAAACCCCAGATTCTTGGCCTCCAGGCTGCAGTCAAAGCCTTTGCGGTGCAGGATCAGGGCTGCCTCAGCCGAGGGCAGCGAGTCGTCCTGCAGGAGCAAGGCTcaggcacagcactgggcagcagcaccccgAGGGTCACCCATCCTCGCACCGCACAGGGCCACGactcacctctgcctgcagcgtCCGCAGGTTGAGGATGTGGAAGTCGCAGGGGAGGGTTGTGGAGAGGGGTGCGAAGGAGCGCAGGGCCGGCGGGGCTGGCTGTTGGGCTACCGGCAGGACCAGGGCCTCGGCATTCAGGTGCATGGAGGTGAAGTGGCTCAGCAGCGAGGGGAAGCTGACCGGGCGGCCGTCCTGTACCTGAAAGAAGTGAAGTCAGCACCGGCAGTGCGGCTGCAGCACCGGGGCCGCGGGGCCTCCAGCTCCTTTAGAGAACCGGCACCAGGCACCCGGAGCCCCCCGCCATGCGCAGCCTCTCCCTCCTCATCACCCAAATGGCCGCCGCGCTGCGCAGCCCTCTGGTTGGACTACAAACCGCTATGGGCCTGGCTAGGCTAGCAGCTAGCAGCTACTGCACGAGACTGGGAGCcacggcggggccgggccggccgTTACCTCGGGGCTGCCGGTCCTGGCGCCGGGGAAGCCCAAGGCTTTAAGCACGGAGGCCAGTTTGGAAAAGAAGCCGGAGCTCTGAACGGGTGAAAGGGTGCAAGGATGGAGAGCAACAAGGTGACAGGACGAGAACACCGTGATGAGCAGTGTGACGACAGCATGCCCCCGCAGCAGGACAGCAACCCCCACACACATACCCACACCctgagcacagccccatcccctgcagtgccagcagggcacCTGCAGCCATGCACACGCTGGTGTCCGTGCGCTCCACACCACCATGGGCTCGGAGCCCGATCCCCATGCCCTGCCGTGCACCTTATTGGCGCTGCTGCGGCGCTCCAGGAGGAGGCGGAACCGGTTGCAGGTCCGCTTGTTGTCTTTCAGCCCTTGGCCCAGGCCTCGGTTGTCGTCCTGCATGAGGCGCCGGTCCAGGATCACCTCCAGCTGGCCTGCAAAGAGCCCACACGCTGGCTCAGCACCGGCTGGCTGCCCCGCACGGCCccaacagccccacagccctgcctcaCCGCTGCCCAGGCTGGAGACCCCCAGGGCCTGGGCTGTGTGCAGCGTCAGGCGGCTCTGCGTGTCCTGGATGTAGGCCATGGTGGGCATGGGGTAGAAGTTGGCCTGCAGCGGCAGCTTCTGCTGGTATCTGCGGGGCTGGATCTGCCGagggatggggtcagggggCTCCGTGGAAGGGCACCATCCCCGTGggcagctccatccctccccagccTGCTGGCACACCTGGAAGCCGTTGAGGTCTGTGAAGAAGGTGTCGTCGCTCTCGATGTCGGTGCTGAAGCGCAGGGCCAGCTCCTTGTTGACATGGTCACGGATGTCCACCAGGCACGACACATCCAGGGACAGCCCCTCCACCCCTGCGGGCAGCAGTGAGGGTGGGCTCTGGGGGCAGCATCACCCCATGCCCCAGACCTACCTGCACAGCCTCCCATCATCTCACCTGGCACATTGTAGAGCCGCACCGTGGTCTGGACATGCTGGTAGTAGCTGGAAACCTCAGAGAAGAGCGGACCCTCCATCACTCGCACAATGGGGGGGTCCTTGGGGGCGTAGGGCTGTGGGGAaggagggcagtgctgagcctgctgctccAGGACCATCTCACAGCCGTGGGCACGACTGCCAGCCACGCTCTCCAGGGGGCCCCGTACCTTGGCCTCGCCATCAGGCAGGAAGAGATAGGCTCCACTTTTGTCCTTGGAAGTCCGGGTGCCGTAGATGAAGAACTCGGTGCTCACCCGCTGCTCCCGCTCCTCCCCAGCACGGCGGAGGCTCTGCAGGGTGAAGGCGGCATGGCAGTGAACTGCCTTCACATGAGGCAGTGCTGAGGCACCCACCCTCCTTCAATCCCCAGACCTGCACCCACCTGCAGCAGGCCTGAGCTCCCTGAGAAGCAGCCACGCAGGTGCTGGTTTTCCAGGCAGAAGTCATCAGGGGCGGCTGGGAAGACCTGCACAGGGACGGCCTCCTGCTTGCGCACAATCACATCTCGGCCGTGCAGGTACAGACGCACAGAGGACTGCAGCGTGGTGTGGCTGTCAAAGgacttctgcagctgcagcacacgCAGCCCAAGCGCAGGCAGGCGGGCAAGGATGGAGAGCTGTGGGCAGTGGGAGCCCTGAGCCAGCGGCTCCACGGAGGGCACTCGAGCGCTGCGGCCGGCAGGGCAGGGCCCcatggcagcagtgggcagCAGGGAACCCCCTACCCGGTAGACATCAGGCACCACATCTGTGGCAGAGCCCCATTGTGCAGAGAGCTGGGCAGGCAGCGGCTGCCCGTCCTCAgacagcacacacacatgcgGGGAGTCCACCAGCAGCGGCACCAGGCTCAGGCGCTCCTGCTCCAGCGGgttgaacaccaccaggaaCCTGTGGGGTGGGCTTGCATGGGGATGGCCACGCTCAGCTCATGGCATCCCACGtgccctgtgctctgcagcacccagaggTGCCACACACCCATACCCCCCACCCACAAGACCCGACTTCAGGCAGCAGGACCCAGCCCTACCGCGGTGAGGCGTCCAGTTTGACAACCGTTCTTTCCGGGAGCGAGTCCTGGTTGAGGCGCGTGTCGTCCTGAGGAGAGGTGCGGGTCAGAGCCAGGGTGTCCTTGTGagccctgcctggctcaggGATGTAACACCACCCCTGAGCCCCCAGCCCACACCAGGCAGGCAGTGCAGCTCACCGTGCTGAGGAAAGGTGTGGCAGGGTCATAGTGATACGTGTCCTTGTCCCCCAGCACCAGGTAATGTGCGGCATTGATGATGACACGCTTCAGGTTGGTGAGGGAATGCAGCAGcctggggcacagcactgcacagagtgAGCCACAACCCACGGGCCCCCATACCCAGACCCACACCCATACCCACACCCACACCCATACCCAGCCCCAAGCCCACCAGCCCCTGTCCAACATGGACCCCGGGGCCATGCCCTGCCGCCCACACGCACCGCACTCCGTAGTCAACCACCACGGCCTCCTTGGCGGTGCCGGTGATGGCGTCGTGGTGCTGGAAGAGCCCCAGGTTGCGGCGGGCGCTGCTCAGCAGGCTGTAGTCGGACAGCGGATAGCGGCTGTCGGCGCCGGCGCGGCGTGCATGGGCCAATGCCAGGCTGAACAGGAGCTCTGCCCCCCTGTGCAGGGACAGCGTCAGCCCCGGCCCTGCCCTGGTGCCAGCTCTCCCCCAGCCCCCCGCGGCCCCTCACCGGAGGTGTGCCTCCAGCACGCGGTCCAGACTCTTGTAGAAGGGCCGGGAGGTGTAGTAGCCTGTCCAGTAGTGGTCCTCCCGGTCCGCGTAGGAGAAGAAATCCCCACTCAGCACAGGGAAGCCGGGCGGCCTCATCCCCGGCACGATGCCCACCCTCTTGTACAGGGCATCAAAGTAATCAGACAGCGTCCCAAACTGCGCCTGCGGGACGGCACGCAGCTCTGAGTGTGATGCAGAGCGGTGGGGGCTCCTCCCGCTGCCCACCCCCCGCCTGCATTCCCCACCGCTCTGCTCCCCAGCGCTGCTCCCCGGGCCGCCCGGCCCTCCTGCACCTGCCTGCACGTGGAGCTGCGGCTGGGCGTTGAGGAAGTCGAAGATGCGCTGGTAGTTGAGGAATTGAGCGTCCCACTCCTGTGGTTTGTCATAGCGGAAATCGTCTCCCAGGGGCaccagcagcactttgctgcGGTACAGCTTGGATTTCTTGCGGTACTGgtccagcaggagctgagctctgccgTGGGGTCAGGGCATGAGGCCGGCTGCCGGCAGGCGGTGCTGCTCAGcgctgctcagccctgcactcACAGCACTCACCGCTCCGCCACGTTGGCCTCAGTGATGGCGCGGGGCGGCACCTTCCAGGGACAGTTGATGCGGCCGCCCGGCAGGCGCTTAAAGTCGAACTGGCAGCAGATTTTGGGGTCTGGCCCGCAGGTGTGGGGCACATCGTAGCTGTAGAAGGGCATCATGTGGCAGAAGATGTCCGTGCTGGATTCAGGGTCTGCGGGACCAAGGGCAGACAAGCATCAGCAACGGCTCTCCCTCTGCTGTCTCCTAGCAGAGGACCCAGAACACGCAGAGTGTGTGTGGGCACAGCAGATCAGGTACACGAGATCTGACACCAGCCAATGGCTCAGTCAGGTGTCACCTTGGGGCCGTCCCGCAGAGCAAAACCACTgaagagcagagccctgcagccctgcactcTACTCCTCAGCTATTTGGGACAGTGGTCAGCAGCTtttcccagctgccagcactccTGCAGATCCCCCCACCACAGCcacctccccagcagcccctcacCCCACGTCTGTCTCCACATGAACTCCAGGTTCTGGGTGGCAGCAAAGTGCTTCTTGATGGCGTAGTGCACGCGCTGGATGACCATGCCCGTCAGGTTGGAGCGCTTCAACAGGTAGGGCATGGTGGAGCTGTGCCCAAAGGGGTCGACGGCCCAGCCCGAGCGCGGTGTCACACCTGAGGAACAGGGACCATCAGCACCCCCCATGGCCTCCCCCCCCCGACACCCCACTCCTCCGGCCCTGCGTCCTGCTCAGCTCTCACCAATGTTCTTCTCCAGCCACTGGTGCCCCTCGATTAGCTGGTCGATCATGGCAAAGTAGTGGGAATTCGCCTCATCGGGCATCACCCAGCCACCTGTCACCATCTCCAGCTGCCCATTTCCCACCAGCCTGCGAAGGACACCCAGGCAGATGGTCAGCACTGTAGTGAGCCATGGCAGAGCCCTCCTCTGGGCACGGACAGGGAACGTGGGCCCTACCTCCGCACAGCAGCCCGCTTCTGGGCACTGATGTTATCCCACCACTTGGAGAAGAAGGAGATCTCAGACCAGATGAAGCGCCGGCGCGGGTCCTCCTGCATCTTCAGCACCATGCTGTTGAGGATGTGCTGTGTCTGGTCGTAGTAGTACTTGTCAAAGGTCTTGATCCAGCCTGCCAACACAAGGGGGTGGTCACGGGGGTACCGtcaggcagggcaggggctgggaTGGCTCCTCCCCTCTGTCTGCCTTCACCCCACTTCTCACCGGGGTCGTTGTGGGAATGCGGCACCACAAACACCTGCAGGGGCTCAGCGTCCCACTCACTGGGCTCATAGGTGATGTCGAAGCCCTGCTTCCAAACACCTCCATCCTGGTTATCGAAGGGCAGCAGGGAGTACACGGCCAGCATCTGCCGGGGAAGAGAGCTCAGGAGGgaccacagccccagcagcatgCAGCCGCCGGGCTCCTCTCTCCCCACACGGAGCGCTGCGGAGCCCTCCCAGGGCCCTCACCTGCAGGTCGGGGCTCTCGCCTTTGGCCCCCAGGGCAAACTGGCAGTCCTGCGGGGACACGGCGAGGAAGCTGGGGCGGCTCTCTGGGGGCAGCGCCCAGGAGCCGTTGTCGCGGCGTGGCGGCGGGGGCTGCCCGTCGGCGTGCGCCGTCAGCTCCAGCACCGAGTCCTTGATGTGGCTGATGATCTCGTGgttctcctccagcagctgctccagctgctcgATGCGGTTCTGCAGCACCGAGATCTGGCTCTGGGGACGCGGGCGCCGCGGTCAGCGCCGTGTTCTGCCCCGGGGCtcccggcgcggcgcggcccgcaCGATCCCCGCAGCGGCGGAGCCCCGACCCGCACGATCCCCGCACGACCCCCGCACGatccccgcccgccccgcgcccgctcACCCGGGGGAAGTTCCCCCCGCTCTGGTGGCGCGCGGGGTCGTGCTGCACGCGGTCCAGCATCAGGTAGAGGGAGAAGACGGCCACGCAGAAGATGGCAGCTCCACACACTGTCACCTGCTTCTTCAGCTTCATCCCGCAGCGCCGCGGGGCACACCTGGTGCGGGCAGAGGGCGCGGGGGCAGCCCCGGCTCCGGACGCGTCCGCCGCGCCGCAcccgcggccccgcccgccgGGACCCCCCCCGGTGCCGctccccccctaccccccccgTGCCCTTTGCGTCCCGCTCGGTCTGATCCGGGGTATTTATAGCGGCTGACGCCGCGCCGGGGCAGAACGCGGCCGGCCCGCAGCAGCGGGGGAGGAGGGTCGGGGAGCGGGGGGAGCCGGGGGCTGCGCCGGGGGGCCCGGAGGGCCCGGGGCCGTGCGGCCCGCAGCAGGGCCGGGAGagggggcgggcggagcgggaGTCCCGCAGCCCCGGCGCAGCGACGGAGCGGAAGGCCGGGGGGCGGCCCGCGGGGGGCCGTGCCGGGCCGGAACCGTCCGGCgaggttcccccccccccacctccgcCCCACGCTTACCCTGCGCGGCTCCGCGGCCCGACCCCGTCTTCACATCGCGCCCGGCCTCCGCCGGCTGCCGCGGCCGCGATGGGCCAAaccccgcccgccgcccccgcccacctgcccggcccccgcccgccgGGACGCGGCGCTGCGGCCCCGACGGCACCGGAGCTCGGGGTCGGGGCGGAGCAGTGCCGCCCAGCCCTGGTCGCGCCGCACCGCCCGGCGGAGCCCACGACAGACGCGGCGCTGCAGAGCCGACTTTTATTTCGCAGCAGCGCACCGCGGCCCTCCGCAcctccggccccgccgctctccggccccgccgcccgggCGGGCGCAGCCGCTCAGCGGTGCCGTTTGCGGATGGCGATGAGGTCCTGGTGGACGGCGCCGAAGCTCGGCCGCCTGCGAGGGTCGTACTCCCAGCAGCGCTGCATCAGGCGGTACACGTCCTCGGGGCACTGCTCCGGGGGCTCCAGCCGCACGCCTGCGGGCGGCAAGGATGGACGGGGCGGACGGACGGCGGCCCCGGTCCCGCGGTCCCGTCGGGAACGGCTCGAGgtcccccggccccgctgcccgcTCACCCTGCTCGATGGCCTCGCGCGTCTGCTGGTTGCTGAGGTTGGCGTAGGGCACGGCGCCCAGGCTGAAGGCTTCCCACAGCAGGATCCCAAAGCTCCACACGTCGCTCTCCGAGCTGTACCGGCCTGGAGATGCGGTGGGCAGCGGGGGATGATGACACTGCCGCCCGGTGGGAGCCCCTGTCCCCACCGCTCGCCCCAGGGGGGAGCAGGACGCTGCTGCCCAATCTCTGACAttccacagcacagcctgcccgGTTCCCTCCCCGGTGCCACGAAGGTCCCGGACTGCGCCCATGCCACCCCATACCGTAATTCAGAGCCTCGGGGGCAGTCCACTTCACGGGGATCTGCTTCATGCCCCCCGTGGAGGCATAGACACCATCCTCCTCCTGCCGCGACATCCCAAAGTCGCTGATTTTCAGGGTGTTCTTCTCTGTCACCAGGCAGTTGCGGGCAGCCAGGTCCCTGGGAAGCTCgaagccatcagctgtgcacCCGTTAATGGGGTCCCAGCTCCAGTGCCCCCAGCCCACCTGTGGATGCAGTGCTTGCTCTCCAGGTACTCCATGCCCGCCGCGGCATTCTCCATCATCTTGATCAGCTCCTTCATCTTCAGGTGGGGCCCCTCGCTGCGCAGGAAGCTCAGGAAGTCCCCTCCTGCAACGCAGTGTGTGGAGCTGTTGG
It encodes:
- the MAN2A2 gene encoding alpha-mannosidase 2x isoform X1, giving the protein MKLKKQVTVCGAAIFCVAVFSLYLMLDRVQHDPARHQSGGNFPRSQISVLQNRIEQLEQLLEENHEIISHIKDSVLELTAHADGQPPPPRRDNGSWALPPESRPSFLAVSPQDCQFALGAKGESPDLQMLAVYSLLPFDNQDGGVWKQGFDITYEPSEWDAEPLQVFVVPHSHNDPGWIKTFDKYYYDQTQHILNSMVLKMQEDPRRRFIWSEISFFSKWWDNISAQKRAAVRRLVGNGQLEMVTGGWVMPDEANSHYFAMIDQLIEGHQWLEKNIGVTPRSGWAVDPFGHSSTMPYLLKRSNLTGMVIQRVHYAIKKHFAATQNLEFMWRQTWDPESSTDIFCHMMPFYSYDVPHTCGPDPKICCQFDFKRLPGGRINCPWKVPPRAITEANVAERAQLLLDQYRKKSKLYRSKVLLVPLGDDFRYDKPQEWDAQFLNYQRIFDFLNAQPQLHVQAQFGTLSDYFDALYKRVGIVPGMRPPGFPVLSGDFFSYADREDHYWTGYYTSRPFYKSLDRVLEAHLRGAELLFSLALAHARRAGADSRYPLSDYSLLSSARRNLGLFQHHDAITGTAKEAVVVDYGVRLLHSLTNLKRVIINAAHYLVLGDKDTYHYDPATPFLSTDDTRLNQDSLPERTVVKLDASPRFLVVFNPLEQERLSLVPLLVDSPHVCVLSEDGQPLPAQLSAQWGSATDVVPDVYRLSILARLPALGLRVLQLQKSFDSHTTLQSSVRLYLHGRDVIVRKQEAVPVQVFPAAPDDFCLENQHLRGCFSGSSGLLQSLRRAGEEREQRVSTEFFIYGTRTSKDKSGAYLFLPDGEAKPYAPKDPPIVRVMEGPLFSEVSSYYQHVQTTVRLYNVPGVEGLSLDVSCLVDIRDHVNKELALRFSTDIESDDTFFTDLNGFQIQPRRYQQKLPLQANFYPMPTMAYIQDTQSRLTLHTAQALGVSSLGSGQLEVILDRRLMQDDNRGLGQGLKDNKRTCNRFRLLLERRSSANKVQDGRPVSFPSLLSHFTSMHLNAEALVLPVAQQPAPPALRSFAPLSTTLPCDFHILNLRTLQAEDDSLPSAEAALILHRKGFDCSLEAKNLGFNCTTSQGQLALGSLFQGLELGSLQPTSLTLMYPLGTASNSTNIQLHPMEIATFRVRLG
- the LOC101751992 gene encoding protein shisa-like-1 isoform X1, which encodes MSPGGAVPVGAGGRRTALGATVGQKPVLGSTWGGKNGGNGSRAGAAPSCISSHRRCDPGPAAPTAASLQNLHLCEGYVGPDGRYHPGFCCPRLTDPATHRYCCRPGPHVLKGCCSRLGVEVLTGLNISGLPAPGLLRHPLALPFVGLYGLLVLILVALDLAHFYRTQRCALGRRLLRAPCLPCRSPSSAAPAPRAAGGGA
- the LOC101751992 gene encoding protein shisa-like-1 isoform X2; the encoded protein is MAGKMLGGLLLLAAAPGVLGTASLQNLHLCEGYVGPDGRYHPGFCCPRLTDPATHRYCCRPGPHVLKGCCSRLGVEVLTGLNISGLPAPGLLRHPLALPFVGLYGLLVLILVALDLAHFYRTQRCALGRRLLRAPCLPCRSPSSAAPAPRAAGGGA
- the MAN2A2 gene encoding alpha-mannosidase 2x isoform X2 is translated as MKLKKQVTVCGAAIFCVAVFSLYLMLDRVQHDPARHQSGGNFPRSQISVLQNRIEQLEQLLEENHEIISHIKDSVLELTAHADGQPPPPRRDNGSWALPPESRPSFLAVSPQDCQFALGAKGESPDLQMLAVYSLLPFDNQDGGVWKQGFDITYEPSEWDAEPLQVFVVPHSHNDPGWIKTFDKYYYDQTQHILNSMVLKMQEDPRRRFIWSEISFFSKWWDNISAQKRAAVRRLVGNGQLEMVTGGWVMPDEANSHYFAMIDQLIEGHQWLEKNIGVTPRSGWAVDPFGHSSTMPYLLKRSNLTGMVIQRVHYAIKKHFAATQNLEFMWRQTWDPESSTDIFCHMMPFYSYDVPHTCGPDPKICCQFDFKRLPGGRINCPWKVPPRAITEANVAERAQLLLDQYRKKSKLYRSKVLLVPLGDDFRYDKPQEWDAQFLNYQRIFDFLNAQPQLHVQAQFGTLSDYFDALYKRVGIVPGMRPPGFPVLSGDFFSYADREDHYWTGYYTSRPFYKSLDRVLEAHLRGAELLFSLALAHARRAGADSRYPLSDYSLLSSARRNLGLFQHHDAITGTAKEAVVVDYGVRLLHSLTNLKRVIINAAHYLVLGDKDTYHYDPATPFLSTDDTRLNQDSLPERTVVKLDASPRFLVVFNPLEQERLSLVPLLVDSPHVCVLSEDGQPLPAQLSAQWGSATDVVPDVYRLSILARLPALGLRVLQLQKSFDSHTTLQSSVRLYLHGRDVIVRKQEAVPVQVFPAAPDDFCLENQHLRGCFSGSSGLLQSLRRAGEEREQRVSTEFFIYGTRTSKDKSGAYLFLPDGEAKPYAPKDPPIVRVMEGPLFSEVSSYYQHVQTTVRLYNVPGVEGLSLDVSCLVDIRDHVNKELALRFSTDIESDDTFFTDLNGFQIQPRRYQQKLPLQANFYPMPTMAYIQDTQSRLTLHTAQALGVSSLGSGQLEVILDRRLMQDDNRGLGQGLKDNKRTCNRFRLLLERRSSANKSSGFFSKLASVLKALGFPGARTGSPEVQDGRPVSFPSLLSHFTSMHLNAEALVLPVAQQPAPPALRSFAPLSTTLPCDFHILNLRTLQAEDDSLPSAEAALILHRKGFDCSLEAKNLGFNCTTSQGQLALGSLFQGLELGSLQPTSLTLMYPLGTASNSTNIQLHPMEIATFRVRLG